The Bombus terrestris chromosome 9, iyBomTerr1.2, whole genome shotgun sequence genome contains a region encoding:
- the LOC100644894 gene encoding uncharacterized protein LOC100644894 isoform X1, translating to MNRENEEQRPVPQTLCGVLQKEPGCKCLVLSVLIYGCLAAVTWCRCANVTKVIINFSRYPIKSLRHVSPCDDSYMYILMAFTGMLYLIYLVECYHSPIRIDLLHAESQDSVLLKILQLKSAQPTIWWKAVSYHYVRRKRQITRYRNGDNYTTTQVYYERINTHAATSFYYYDYCGVKDISKELILNSKVPITKINLSKGFAFSNMRSATEFEEARSRFFAEQELRDDYMEMKEGLDLGYNSNPTMLVAVLGNPWFTNRYVYWCLSALLLSWPLRVIIEYKSQYADYQITKLFGINYDTPSGSEPIHASMSQQTINQPGSYMLAPSYSEALLMDPAPDQRPAESQDASRMEMVPSYSEALLYQRAEQGCIVTQEVNEDSNRRVTSRECTCPCHAVSSTFEMNAQEGSRQDEEHDQSMDQARQPLIETAIEVHPSNCTLVSETETGKCGSCGKFLVEAQLESLEMSRGECNVENPETSSMTGLQNVRRGPRISMMPRDMSEPNLRSRSELMEVDTRFLRLNGQSLGNILENEQEEEFGIEDRVEGISEDKMSEPERGRNFRLSLCFLDETNSRSTVAVDASRGAIPKRIASRSRVIANPMSNEACGLPDSTTYFCLKSILKQNKRRYTLITAKELQNFSDREDDDAIRRLENRSSYHEGCIPGFASKNSTEEKFDLFSRSRESLDASSGRKKKQLLENTSTDKNEDGSKRESNRTLIFASPIQEVCPGDPFGGKDVVRTRQEVDSTSPDESPNHTVLSQLGRSLTCDRKSARRRFQESRRQRYSDSSHPFSFSCPLDRQHPYPYAFSASTDAVDTTEFDKNVQQTSARVYQHATSFPPYEGSISGHGDKFTDQQPTIHRISPMNVPRSSNKAELTRSLTERRTKTVRNNANFRRSFTGRVEDYRTENNKWANLNMETSL from the exons ATGAATCGAGAAAACGAGGAA CAGCGACCAGTCCCGCAAACGCTTTGCGGAGTTTTGCAAAAAGAACCAGGTTGCAAATGTTTGGTTCTGTCCGTGTTAATATACGGATGCCTTGCCGCAGTGACGTGGTGTAGATGCGCGAATGTCACCAAG GTGATAATCAATTTCTCGAGGTACCCAATTAAAAGCTTGAGACACGTGTCTCCCTGTGACGATAGCTACATGTACATTCTC ATGGCATTCACGGGGATGCTGTATTTGATCTATTTGGTGGAATGTTATCATTCACCGATCAGGATCGATCTGTTACACGCGGAGAGCCAGGATAGCGTGTTACTGAAGATTTTGCAGCTAAAGTCGGCACAACCGACCATCTGGTGGAAAGCTGTCTCGTACCATTACGTGCGACGTAAACGTCAAATTACTCGGTACAGAAACGGAGACAATTACACGACGACGCAG GTCTACTACGAAAGGATAAACACCCACGCCGCCACATCTTTCTACTATTACGACTACTGTGGCGTAAAGGACATCAGCAAAGAGTTGATCCTGAATTCAAAAGTGCCGATCACGAAGATCAATCTCAGTAAAGGATTCGCCTTTTCGAACATGAGATCGGCGACAGAGTTTGAAGAGGCTAGGTCGAGATTCTTCGCGGAACAA GAACTGAGAGACGATTACATGGAGATGAAAGAAGGTCTGGATCTCGGATATAATTCAAACCCCACGATGCTGGTGGCTGTTCTTGGCAACCCTTGGTTCACTAATCGCTACGTCTATTGGTGCTTGAGTGCTCTATTGCTCAGCTGGCCTTTGAGAGTGATCATAGAGTACAAATCGCAGTATGCTGACTATCAG ATCACCAAGCTCTTCGGAATCAACTACGACACACCAAGCGGAAGCGAGCCAATACACGCATCCATGAGCCAACAAACTATCAACCAGCCCGGCTCGTACATGCTGGCACCGAGTTACAGCGAAGCGCTTCTCATGGACCCAGCACCGGACCAACGACCAGCCGAGTCCCAAGACGCAAGTAGAATGGAAATGGTGCCGAGTTATTCGGAAGCGTTACTCTATCAGCGAGCAGAGCAAGGCTGTATCGTAACACAGGAAGTGAACGAGGATTCGAACCGTCGAGTAACGTCGCGCGAATGTACCTGTCCCTGCCACGCCGTCTCCTCTACTTTCGAAATGAACGCGCAAGAAGGATCCAGACAAGACGAAGAACATGACCAATCGATGGATCAGGCCAGACAGCCATTGATAGAAACCGCGATCGAAGTACACCCTTCGAATTGCACTTTGGTCAGCGAGACAGAGACCGGGAAGTGTGGAAGCTGTGGAAAATTCTTGGTCGAGGCACAACTGGAGAGCTTAGAGATGTCGAGAGGCGAGTGTAACGTAGAAAATCCTGAGACAAGTTCGATGACGGGCTTGCAGAACGTTAGAAGAGGGCCGAGGATTAGTATGATGCCTAGGGACATGTCTGAACCGAATCTTAGGTCCAGATCGGAATTGATGGAGGTTGACACGAGGTTCCTTAGATTGAACGGACAAAGCTTGGGGAACATTTTAGAGAACGAACAGGAAGAAGAATTTGGTATCGAGGATAGAGTGGAAGGGATTAGTGAAGATAAGATGAGCGAAccagaaagaggaagaaacttCAGGTTATCCCTTTGTTTCCTCGATGAAACCAATTCCAGGTCTACAGTGGCTGTAGACGCGAGTAGAGGCGCGATACCGAAAAGGATAGCCAGCAGAAGCAGAGTAATCGCGAATCCCATGTCGAACGAGGCTTGCGGACTGCCCGATTCGACAACGTATTTTTGTCTCAAGTCGATCCTTAAACAGAATAAACGGAGATACACTCTGATTACCGCAAAGGAGCTTCAGAATTTCTCGGACAGGGAGGATGACGATGCGATCAGACGTTTGGAGAATCGATCCTCGTATCACGAGGGCTGTATTCCGGGTTTTGCTTCGAAGAACAGTACTGAAGAAAAATTCGATCTGTTCTCAAGATCGAGAGAAAGCTTGGATGCATCTTCtggaaggaagaagaaacagTTATTGGAGAATACATCCACGGATAAGAATGAGGATGGATCGAAACGTGAAAGCAACAG AACTCTCATCTTCGCTAGTCCAATACAAGAAGTTTGTCCTGGCGATCCTTTCGGAGGAAAAGACGTAGTTCGAACGCGACAAGAAGTAGATTCCACCTCGCCAGATGAGTCACCAAACCACACAGTTCTCAGCCAACTCGGACGATCTCTCACCTGTGACCGGAAATCAGCTCGACGTCGATTCCAAGAGTCTCGTAGGCAGCGTTACTCGGACAGCTCCcatcctttttccttttcctgtCCACTTGATCGTCAACATCCCTATCCATACGCTTTCTCGGCGTCCACAGACGCCGTGGACACCACAGAATTCGACAAGAACGTTCAACAAACCTCAGCTCGCGTTTACCAACACGCAACGTCTTTTCCGCCTTACGAAGGATCGATTTCCGGTCACGGCGACAAATTTACCGATCAGCAACCTACGATACACAGAATTTCTCCGATGAACGTTCCTAGGTCATCGAACAAGGCAGAACTG
- the LOC100644894 gene encoding uncharacterized protein LOC100644894 isoform X2: protein MNRENEEQRPVPQTLCGVLQKEPGCKCLVLSVLIYGCLAAVTWCRCANVTKMAFTGMLYLIYLVECYHSPIRIDLLHAESQDSVLLKILQLKSAQPTIWWKAVSYHYVRRKRQITRYRNGDNYTTTQVYYERINTHAATSFYYYDYCGVKDISKELILNSKVPITKINLSKGFAFSNMRSATEFEEARSRFFAEQELRDDYMEMKEGLDLGYNSNPTMLVAVLGNPWFTNRYVYWCLSALLLSWPLRVIIEYKSQYADYQITKLFGINYDTPSGSEPIHASMSQQTINQPGSYMLAPSYSEALLMDPAPDQRPAESQDASRMEMVPSYSEALLYQRAEQGCIVTQEVNEDSNRRVTSRECTCPCHAVSSTFEMNAQEGSRQDEEHDQSMDQARQPLIETAIEVHPSNCTLVSETETGKCGSCGKFLVEAQLESLEMSRGECNVENPETSSMTGLQNVRRGPRISMMPRDMSEPNLRSRSELMEVDTRFLRLNGQSLGNILENEQEEEFGIEDRVEGISEDKMSEPERGRNFRLSLCFLDETNSRSTVAVDASRGAIPKRIASRSRVIANPMSNEACGLPDSTTYFCLKSILKQNKRRYTLITAKELQNFSDREDDDAIRRLENRSSYHEGCIPGFASKNSTEEKFDLFSRSRESLDASSGRKKKQLLENTSTDKNEDGSKRESNRTLIFASPIQEVCPGDPFGGKDVVRTRQEVDSTSPDESPNHTVLSQLGRSLTCDRKSARRRFQESRRQRYSDSSHPFSFSCPLDRQHPYPYAFSASTDAVDTTEFDKNVQQTSARVYQHATSFPPYEGSISGHGDKFTDQQPTIHRISPMNVPRSSNKAELTRSLTERRTKTVRNNANFRRSFTGRVEDYRTENNKWANLNMETSL from the exons ATGAATCGAGAAAACGAGGAA CAGCGACCAGTCCCGCAAACGCTTTGCGGAGTTTTGCAAAAAGAACCAGGTTGCAAATGTTTGGTTCTGTCCGTGTTAATATACGGATGCCTTGCCGCAGTGACGTGGTGTAGATGCGCGAATGTCACCAAG ATGGCATTCACGGGGATGCTGTATTTGATCTATTTGGTGGAATGTTATCATTCACCGATCAGGATCGATCTGTTACACGCGGAGAGCCAGGATAGCGTGTTACTGAAGATTTTGCAGCTAAAGTCGGCACAACCGACCATCTGGTGGAAAGCTGTCTCGTACCATTACGTGCGACGTAAACGTCAAATTACTCGGTACAGAAACGGAGACAATTACACGACGACGCAG GTCTACTACGAAAGGATAAACACCCACGCCGCCACATCTTTCTACTATTACGACTACTGTGGCGTAAAGGACATCAGCAAAGAGTTGATCCTGAATTCAAAAGTGCCGATCACGAAGATCAATCTCAGTAAAGGATTCGCCTTTTCGAACATGAGATCGGCGACAGAGTTTGAAGAGGCTAGGTCGAGATTCTTCGCGGAACAA GAACTGAGAGACGATTACATGGAGATGAAAGAAGGTCTGGATCTCGGATATAATTCAAACCCCACGATGCTGGTGGCTGTTCTTGGCAACCCTTGGTTCACTAATCGCTACGTCTATTGGTGCTTGAGTGCTCTATTGCTCAGCTGGCCTTTGAGAGTGATCATAGAGTACAAATCGCAGTATGCTGACTATCAG ATCACCAAGCTCTTCGGAATCAACTACGACACACCAAGCGGAAGCGAGCCAATACACGCATCCATGAGCCAACAAACTATCAACCAGCCCGGCTCGTACATGCTGGCACCGAGTTACAGCGAAGCGCTTCTCATGGACCCAGCACCGGACCAACGACCAGCCGAGTCCCAAGACGCAAGTAGAATGGAAATGGTGCCGAGTTATTCGGAAGCGTTACTCTATCAGCGAGCAGAGCAAGGCTGTATCGTAACACAGGAAGTGAACGAGGATTCGAACCGTCGAGTAACGTCGCGCGAATGTACCTGTCCCTGCCACGCCGTCTCCTCTACTTTCGAAATGAACGCGCAAGAAGGATCCAGACAAGACGAAGAACATGACCAATCGATGGATCAGGCCAGACAGCCATTGATAGAAACCGCGATCGAAGTACACCCTTCGAATTGCACTTTGGTCAGCGAGACAGAGACCGGGAAGTGTGGAAGCTGTGGAAAATTCTTGGTCGAGGCACAACTGGAGAGCTTAGAGATGTCGAGAGGCGAGTGTAACGTAGAAAATCCTGAGACAAGTTCGATGACGGGCTTGCAGAACGTTAGAAGAGGGCCGAGGATTAGTATGATGCCTAGGGACATGTCTGAACCGAATCTTAGGTCCAGATCGGAATTGATGGAGGTTGACACGAGGTTCCTTAGATTGAACGGACAAAGCTTGGGGAACATTTTAGAGAACGAACAGGAAGAAGAATTTGGTATCGAGGATAGAGTGGAAGGGATTAGTGAAGATAAGATGAGCGAAccagaaagaggaagaaacttCAGGTTATCCCTTTGTTTCCTCGATGAAACCAATTCCAGGTCTACAGTGGCTGTAGACGCGAGTAGAGGCGCGATACCGAAAAGGATAGCCAGCAGAAGCAGAGTAATCGCGAATCCCATGTCGAACGAGGCTTGCGGACTGCCCGATTCGACAACGTATTTTTGTCTCAAGTCGATCCTTAAACAGAATAAACGGAGATACACTCTGATTACCGCAAAGGAGCTTCAGAATTTCTCGGACAGGGAGGATGACGATGCGATCAGACGTTTGGAGAATCGATCCTCGTATCACGAGGGCTGTATTCCGGGTTTTGCTTCGAAGAACAGTACTGAAGAAAAATTCGATCTGTTCTCAAGATCGAGAGAAAGCTTGGATGCATCTTCtggaaggaagaagaaacagTTATTGGAGAATACATCCACGGATAAGAATGAGGATGGATCGAAACGTGAAAGCAACAG AACTCTCATCTTCGCTAGTCCAATACAAGAAGTTTGTCCTGGCGATCCTTTCGGAGGAAAAGACGTAGTTCGAACGCGACAAGAAGTAGATTCCACCTCGCCAGATGAGTCACCAAACCACACAGTTCTCAGCCAACTCGGACGATCTCTCACCTGTGACCGGAAATCAGCTCGACGTCGATTCCAAGAGTCTCGTAGGCAGCGTTACTCGGACAGCTCCcatcctttttccttttcctgtCCACTTGATCGTCAACATCCCTATCCATACGCTTTCTCGGCGTCCACAGACGCCGTGGACACCACAGAATTCGACAAGAACGTTCAACAAACCTCAGCTCGCGTTTACCAACACGCAACGTCTTTTCCGCCTTACGAAGGATCGATTTCCGGTCACGGCGACAAATTTACCGATCAGCAACCTACGATACACAGAATTTCTCCGATGAACGTTCCTAGGTCATCGAACAAGGCAGAACTG
- the LOC100644894 gene encoding uncharacterized protein LOC100644894 isoform X3: MNRENEEMAFTGMLYLIYLVECYHSPIRIDLLHAESQDSVLLKILQLKSAQPTIWWKAVSYHYVRRKRQITRYRNGDNYTTTQVYYERINTHAATSFYYYDYCGVKDISKELILNSKVPITKINLSKGFAFSNMRSATEFEEARSRFFAEQELRDDYMEMKEGLDLGYNSNPTMLVAVLGNPWFTNRYVYWCLSALLLSWPLRVIIEYKSQYADYQITKLFGINYDTPSGSEPIHASMSQQTINQPGSYMLAPSYSEALLMDPAPDQRPAESQDASRMEMVPSYSEALLYQRAEQGCIVTQEVNEDSNRRVTSRECTCPCHAVSSTFEMNAQEGSRQDEEHDQSMDQARQPLIETAIEVHPSNCTLVSETETGKCGSCGKFLVEAQLESLEMSRGECNVENPETSSMTGLQNVRRGPRISMMPRDMSEPNLRSRSELMEVDTRFLRLNGQSLGNILENEQEEEFGIEDRVEGISEDKMSEPERGRNFRLSLCFLDETNSRSTVAVDASRGAIPKRIASRSRVIANPMSNEACGLPDSTTYFCLKSILKQNKRRYTLITAKELQNFSDREDDDAIRRLENRSSYHEGCIPGFASKNSTEEKFDLFSRSRESLDASSGRKKKQLLENTSTDKNEDGSKRESNRTLIFASPIQEVCPGDPFGGKDVVRTRQEVDSTSPDESPNHTVLSQLGRSLTCDRKSARRRFQESRRQRYSDSSHPFSFSCPLDRQHPYPYAFSASTDAVDTTEFDKNVQQTSARVYQHATSFPPYEGSISGHGDKFTDQQPTIHRISPMNVPRSSNKAELTRSLTERRTKTVRNNANFRRSFTGRVEDYRTENNKWANLNMETSL; this comes from the exons ATGAATCGAGAAAACGAGGAA ATGGCATTCACGGGGATGCTGTATTTGATCTATTTGGTGGAATGTTATCATTCACCGATCAGGATCGATCTGTTACACGCGGAGAGCCAGGATAGCGTGTTACTGAAGATTTTGCAGCTAAAGTCGGCACAACCGACCATCTGGTGGAAAGCTGTCTCGTACCATTACGTGCGACGTAAACGTCAAATTACTCGGTACAGAAACGGAGACAATTACACGACGACGCAG GTCTACTACGAAAGGATAAACACCCACGCCGCCACATCTTTCTACTATTACGACTACTGTGGCGTAAAGGACATCAGCAAAGAGTTGATCCTGAATTCAAAAGTGCCGATCACGAAGATCAATCTCAGTAAAGGATTCGCCTTTTCGAACATGAGATCGGCGACAGAGTTTGAAGAGGCTAGGTCGAGATTCTTCGCGGAACAA GAACTGAGAGACGATTACATGGAGATGAAAGAAGGTCTGGATCTCGGATATAATTCAAACCCCACGATGCTGGTGGCTGTTCTTGGCAACCCTTGGTTCACTAATCGCTACGTCTATTGGTGCTTGAGTGCTCTATTGCTCAGCTGGCCTTTGAGAGTGATCATAGAGTACAAATCGCAGTATGCTGACTATCAG ATCACCAAGCTCTTCGGAATCAACTACGACACACCAAGCGGAAGCGAGCCAATACACGCATCCATGAGCCAACAAACTATCAACCAGCCCGGCTCGTACATGCTGGCACCGAGTTACAGCGAAGCGCTTCTCATGGACCCAGCACCGGACCAACGACCAGCCGAGTCCCAAGACGCAAGTAGAATGGAAATGGTGCCGAGTTATTCGGAAGCGTTACTCTATCAGCGAGCAGAGCAAGGCTGTATCGTAACACAGGAAGTGAACGAGGATTCGAACCGTCGAGTAACGTCGCGCGAATGTACCTGTCCCTGCCACGCCGTCTCCTCTACTTTCGAAATGAACGCGCAAGAAGGATCCAGACAAGACGAAGAACATGACCAATCGATGGATCAGGCCAGACAGCCATTGATAGAAACCGCGATCGAAGTACACCCTTCGAATTGCACTTTGGTCAGCGAGACAGAGACCGGGAAGTGTGGAAGCTGTGGAAAATTCTTGGTCGAGGCACAACTGGAGAGCTTAGAGATGTCGAGAGGCGAGTGTAACGTAGAAAATCCTGAGACAAGTTCGATGACGGGCTTGCAGAACGTTAGAAGAGGGCCGAGGATTAGTATGATGCCTAGGGACATGTCTGAACCGAATCTTAGGTCCAGATCGGAATTGATGGAGGTTGACACGAGGTTCCTTAGATTGAACGGACAAAGCTTGGGGAACATTTTAGAGAACGAACAGGAAGAAGAATTTGGTATCGAGGATAGAGTGGAAGGGATTAGTGAAGATAAGATGAGCGAAccagaaagaggaagaaacttCAGGTTATCCCTTTGTTTCCTCGATGAAACCAATTCCAGGTCTACAGTGGCTGTAGACGCGAGTAGAGGCGCGATACCGAAAAGGATAGCCAGCAGAAGCAGAGTAATCGCGAATCCCATGTCGAACGAGGCTTGCGGACTGCCCGATTCGACAACGTATTTTTGTCTCAAGTCGATCCTTAAACAGAATAAACGGAGATACACTCTGATTACCGCAAAGGAGCTTCAGAATTTCTCGGACAGGGAGGATGACGATGCGATCAGACGTTTGGAGAATCGATCCTCGTATCACGAGGGCTGTATTCCGGGTTTTGCTTCGAAGAACAGTACTGAAGAAAAATTCGATCTGTTCTCAAGATCGAGAGAAAGCTTGGATGCATCTTCtggaaggaagaagaaacagTTATTGGAGAATACATCCACGGATAAGAATGAGGATGGATCGAAACGTGAAAGCAACAG AACTCTCATCTTCGCTAGTCCAATACAAGAAGTTTGTCCTGGCGATCCTTTCGGAGGAAAAGACGTAGTTCGAACGCGACAAGAAGTAGATTCCACCTCGCCAGATGAGTCACCAAACCACACAGTTCTCAGCCAACTCGGACGATCTCTCACCTGTGACCGGAAATCAGCTCGACGTCGATTCCAAGAGTCTCGTAGGCAGCGTTACTCGGACAGCTCCcatcctttttccttttcctgtCCACTTGATCGTCAACATCCCTATCCATACGCTTTCTCGGCGTCCACAGACGCCGTGGACACCACAGAATTCGACAAGAACGTTCAACAAACCTCAGCTCGCGTTTACCAACACGCAACGTCTTTTCCGCCTTACGAAGGATCGATTTCCGGTCACGGCGACAAATTTACCGATCAGCAACCTACGATACACAGAATTTCTCCGATGAACGTTCCTAGGTCATCGAACAAGGCAGAACTG
- the LOC100644894 gene encoding uncharacterized protein LOC100644894 isoform X4, with the protein MVYYERINTHAATSFYYYDYCGVKDISKELILNSKVPITKINLSKGFAFSNMRSATEFEEARSRFFAEQELRDDYMEMKEGLDLGYNSNPTMLVAVLGNPWFTNRYVYWCLSALLLSWPLRVIIEYKSQYADYQITKLFGINYDTPSGSEPIHASMSQQTINQPGSYMLAPSYSEALLMDPAPDQRPAESQDASRMEMVPSYSEALLYQRAEQGCIVTQEVNEDSNRRVTSRECTCPCHAVSSTFEMNAQEGSRQDEEHDQSMDQARQPLIETAIEVHPSNCTLVSETETGKCGSCGKFLVEAQLESLEMSRGECNVENPETSSMTGLQNVRRGPRISMMPRDMSEPNLRSRSELMEVDTRFLRLNGQSLGNILENEQEEEFGIEDRVEGISEDKMSEPERGRNFRLSLCFLDETNSRSTVAVDASRGAIPKRIASRSRVIANPMSNEACGLPDSTTYFCLKSILKQNKRRYTLITAKELQNFSDREDDDAIRRLENRSSYHEGCIPGFASKNSTEEKFDLFSRSRESLDASSGRKKKQLLENTSTDKNEDGSKRESNRTLIFASPIQEVCPGDPFGGKDVVRTRQEVDSTSPDESPNHTVLSQLGRSLTCDRKSARRRFQESRRQRYSDSSHPFSFSCPLDRQHPYPYAFSASTDAVDTTEFDKNVQQTSARVYQHATSFPPYEGSISGHGDKFTDQQPTIHRISPMNVPRSSNKAELTRSLTERRTKTVRNNANFRRSFTGRVEDYRTENNKWANLNMETSL; encoded by the exons ATG GTCTACTACGAAAGGATAAACACCCACGCCGCCACATCTTTCTACTATTACGACTACTGTGGCGTAAAGGACATCAGCAAAGAGTTGATCCTGAATTCAAAAGTGCCGATCACGAAGATCAATCTCAGTAAAGGATTCGCCTTTTCGAACATGAGATCGGCGACAGAGTTTGAAGAGGCTAGGTCGAGATTCTTCGCGGAACAA GAACTGAGAGACGATTACATGGAGATGAAAGAAGGTCTGGATCTCGGATATAATTCAAACCCCACGATGCTGGTGGCTGTTCTTGGCAACCCTTGGTTCACTAATCGCTACGTCTATTGGTGCTTGAGTGCTCTATTGCTCAGCTGGCCTTTGAGAGTGATCATAGAGTACAAATCGCAGTATGCTGACTATCAG ATCACCAAGCTCTTCGGAATCAACTACGACACACCAAGCGGAAGCGAGCCAATACACGCATCCATGAGCCAACAAACTATCAACCAGCCCGGCTCGTACATGCTGGCACCGAGTTACAGCGAAGCGCTTCTCATGGACCCAGCACCGGACCAACGACCAGCCGAGTCCCAAGACGCAAGTAGAATGGAAATGGTGCCGAGTTATTCGGAAGCGTTACTCTATCAGCGAGCAGAGCAAGGCTGTATCGTAACACAGGAAGTGAACGAGGATTCGAACCGTCGAGTAACGTCGCGCGAATGTACCTGTCCCTGCCACGCCGTCTCCTCTACTTTCGAAATGAACGCGCAAGAAGGATCCAGACAAGACGAAGAACATGACCAATCGATGGATCAGGCCAGACAGCCATTGATAGAAACCGCGATCGAAGTACACCCTTCGAATTGCACTTTGGTCAGCGAGACAGAGACCGGGAAGTGTGGAAGCTGTGGAAAATTCTTGGTCGAGGCACAACTGGAGAGCTTAGAGATGTCGAGAGGCGAGTGTAACGTAGAAAATCCTGAGACAAGTTCGATGACGGGCTTGCAGAACGTTAGAAGAGGGCCGAGGATTAGTATGATGCCTAGGGACATGTCTGAACCGAATCTTAGGTCCAGATCGGAATTGATGGAGGTTGACACGAGGTTCCTTAGATTGAACGGACAAAGCTTGGGGAACATTTTAGAGAACGAACAGGAAGAAGAATTTGGTATCGAGGATAGAGTGGAAGGGATTAGTGAAGATAAGATGAGCGAAccagaaagaggaagaaacttCAGGTTATCCCTTTGTTTCCTCGATGAAACCAATTCCAGGTCTACAGTGGCTGTAGACGCGAGTAGAGGCGCGATACCGAAAAGGATAGCCAGCAGAAGCAGAGTAATCGCGAATCCCATGTCGAACGAGGCTTGCGGACTGCCCGATTCGACAACGTATTTTTGTCTCAAGTCGATCCTTAAACAGAATAAACGGAGATACACTCTGATTACCGCAAAGGAGCTTCAGAATTTCTCGGACAGGGAGGATGACGATGCGATCAGACGTTTGGAGAATCGATCCTCGTATCACGAGGGCTGTATTCCGGGTTTTGCTTCGAAGAACAGTACTGAAGAAAAATTCGATCTGTTCTCAAGATCGAGAGAAAGCTTGGATGCATCTTCtggaaggaagaagaaacagTTATTGGAGAATACATCCACGGATAAGAATGAGGATGGATCGAAACGTGAAAGCAACAG AACTCTCATCTTCGCTAGTCCAATACAAGAAGTTTGTCCTGGCGATCCTTTCGGAGGAAAAGACGTAGTTCGAACGCGACAAGAAGTAGATTCCACCTCGCCAGATGAGTCACCAAACCACACAGTTCTCAGCCAACTCGGACGATCTCTCACCTGTGACCGGAAATCAGCTCGACGTCGATTCCAAGAGTCTCGTAGGCAGCGTTACTCGGACAGCTCCcatcctttttccttttcctgtCCACTTGATCGTCAACATCCCTATCCATACGCTTTCTCGGCGTCCACAGACGCCGTGGACACCACAGAATTCGACAAGAACGTTCAACAAACCTCAGCTCGCGTTTACCAACACGCAACGTCTTTTCCGCCTTACGAAGGATCGATTTCCGGTCACGGCGACAAATTTACCGATCAGCAACCTACGATACACAGAATTTCTCCGATGAACGTTCCTAGGTCATCGAACAAGGCAGAACTG